From Amphiprion ocellaris isolate individual 3 ecotype Okinawa chromosome 10, ASM2253959v1, whole genome shotgun sequence, one genomic window encodes:
- the LOC111577312 gene encoding uncharacterized protein DDB_G0271670-like — protein sequence MDWFALCLFLLLGLLLPCNGQTTGPATNLTGCAGPPELCCPGQNNSCRRMSCYCDQRCVTIGDCCADYNSTCTQLLNPTPTSNNVSSTAVKITTTTAPSTTSALLNVSRTSASTASASTATIQTSSTTPTTTLPASTTTAPSTTNSTTSTLLAPVGTNSASTVSDSTASSTTSSSATSTLSNVSTTTASTEPLTSETSQTSNSSTSAAAQMSTSLSIASTSTTSSTTNSSTTTVADTPPTSSSLISSATSALSDVSTTTASTEPLTSETSQTSNSSTSAAVDGSTTSSSSAASSTTSPSTRSSSNPSDGQVESTMSASTTTSTPWDGLITSASAATVETTLLESTTTLDTNSVNRNTHSTATSSSDIDIQTITVHLKASLFSNEDNKDAILEALSDFLSQAFLQQNCEGCTLTIRNIKPT from the exons ATGGATTGGTTTGCACTTTGCCTCTTTCTGCTGTTAGGGTTGCTGCTTCCCTGCAATG GTCAGACAACAGGTCCGGCTACCAACTTAACAG GCTGTGCAGGTCCACCAGAGCTGTGCTGTCCTGGTCAAAACAACAGCTGTCGTAGAATGAGTTGTTACTGTGACCAGAGGTGTGTGACTATCGGGGACTGCTGTGCTGACTACAACTCAACCTGCACACAAC TTTTAAACCCTACACCCACAAGCAACAATGTTTCAAGTACAGCAgttaaaatcaccacaacaaCAGCACCCAGTACAACATCTGCACTACTGAATGTGAGCAGAACCTCAGCATCCACTGCGTCTGCTTCTACAGCAACAATCCAAACAAGCAGTACTACACCTACCACAACTTTACCAGCGTCCACTACTACAGCACCAAGCACAACAAACAGCACTACCAGCACTTTGCTAGCACCTGTCGGAACAAATTCAGCAAGCACAGTGTCTGATTCTACTGCATCTAGTACAACAAGCAGCAGTGCAACATCCACGCTATCTAACGTGAGCACAACTACAGCATCCACAGAGCCGCTCACTTCAGAAACGAGTCAAACAAGCAACAGTAGCAcatctgcagcagcacaaaTGAGCACATCACTGTCTATAGCCTCAACGTCTACAACAAGCAGCACAACAAACAGCAGTACAACTACAGTGGCAGATACACCCCCAACTTCATCATCTCTGATCTCTTCTGCAACATCTGCACTATCTGACGTGAGCACAACTACAGCATCCACAGAGCCGCTTACTTCAGAAACGAGTCAAACAAGCAACAGTAGCACATCTGCAGCAGTAGATGGAAGCACCACATCTTCATCATCTGCAGCCTCTTCAACAACATCACCCAGTACAAGAAGCAGCAGTAATCCATCAGATGGGCAGGTTGAGAGCACAATGTCAGCATCCACCACTACATCTACACCTTGGGATGGCCTCATAACGTCAGCCTCGGCAGCTACAG TCGAAACAACCCTGCTAGAATCCACCACAACTCTGGATACTAACAGTgtcaacagaaacacacattctACAGCCACCAGCAGCTCAGACATAG ataTCCAAACAATTACTGTTCACCTAAAAGCCTCTCTATTTTCCAACGAGGATAATAAAGACGCAATTTTAGAGGCCTTATCTGAT TTTTTGTCGCAGGCCTTTCTGCAGCAGAACTGTGAAGGCTGCACTCTGACCATCAGGAACATCAAACCcacttaa